DNA sequence from the Janibacter sp. CX7 genome:
GCAGCTCCGCCAGGGCGGCCGGGTCGGCGTGCATCACGAGCTCCGGCAGCACGGCGTCGGTGTCGAGGACGCCCGGGCGCCCGAGCTCCACGGCCGAGAGAGCGCGGGAGTAGGACCCGGAGACCTCGGCCCAGGGTCGGGCGGGCCCGACGACCGCGTCGTGCCCCGCGAGGACGTCGAGCAGGCGCGCCCGCGAGCGCCCGCCGCTGTCGGGGACGAGCAGGACGGCGTGGTCGTCGGCACCCGGCAGGTCCTCGGCGAGGGTCAGGGTGCGCGGGTCGAGCACGCCCGCGGTGGTGAGCACCCGATCGCGCTCGACGAGCACGGCGGTCAGGGTGCGCGGCGGCACCCAGCCGGCCGCGGCGACCGCGTCCTCGAGTGCCGCCTCCGGCAGGCCGGTGAGGAGCCCTCGGGTGAGGCGGTCGAGCTGGACGAGGCGCTCGCGCTCGGCGCTGCTCGTCTGCTGGTTGTGCCCGGCGACCGAGGCGGCCGACAACTCGTCGATGTAGGTGAAGACCAGCTCGGCGAAGCGCCCCAGGGTCGCGGCGTCGACCCCGGCCGCGATGGCCTCGACCGACAGCTCGCGCCACGCGGCGCTCGCGCCGACGCGATAGGCGGACAGCAGCGCCTCGACGGGGCGGCCCCGCTTGGCCTCCGCCTGCCCCAGCTCGCGCGCGGCGGCGACACCCACCCCGACGGGGGCGCCCTGCGGCGCGGCGCCGGCCGCGAGCGTGACGAAGCTGGCGAGCGAGACCTGGACCGCCCGCTCGATGATCTTGCCCATCCGTCCCTGGAAGGGCACGTCGTAGGCCGGGACCTGCTGCATGACCTCGGCGACGACGACCGAGGCAACCCTCGGCAGCTGCGCGCGCAGGGCGTCGACCGTCGCCTCGTCGAGCACCAGCCCGGCCGCCTGCCGGGCGGTGCGCCCGGACCCTGCTGCTGCCACTGCCGCTCCCTTCGCCACCCCTTTGTCCCGAGCGAACAAACGGGTGCCACGAACCCTACTCGTGAAGGACAGCAGGAGCGAGGGGTTGAGGCGGGAGGATGGAGGCATGACAGCTACAGCGTCCCGTCCCCGCCCCGCGGGCAGCGCACGCTCGCTCCGTGACGCCGCCGTTCGCATCGCGCACAGCCTGGCGACGCCGATCGTGCCGGACGACTACCTCGACCTCTTCGCCCCCCTTCGCTCCGGGGCCGACCTGCGCGGCCGGATCGTGGCGATCACGCCCGAGACCCGCGACGCCGCGACGATCACGATCCGCCCCGGCCGCGACTGGCAGGGCCACGCCCCCGGGCAGTACATCCGCGTCGGCGTCGACGTCGACGGGGTGCGCCACTGGCGCGCCTACTCCCTGACCTCCGACACGAGCGCCCGCGACGGCCTGATCTCGATCACCGTCAAGGCGATGCCCGACGGCCTCGTCTCGCAGCACCTCGTGCACCACGCCCGGCCGGGCACGATCATCCAGATCGACCAGGCGAGCGGCGACTTCGTCCTGCCGCAGTCGGTGCCGGCCAAGGTCCTCTTCCTCACCGGCGGCTCCGGCATCACGCCGGTCATGGGCATGCTGCGCAACCACGACTTCGACGGTCTCGACGTCGTCCACGCGCACTCCGCGCCGACGGCCGACGACGTGATCTTCGCCCGTGAGCTCGCCGACGCCCCGACCGGCGTGCGGGCGATCGTCCGGCACACCGACGACGAGGGCATGTTCACCCCCGACCAGCTCGACGAGGTCGTCCCCGACTGGCGCGAGCGCGAGACGTGGATCTGCGGCCCGACCCCGATGCTCGACGCCTTCGAGGAGCACTACGCGGCGCACGGCCACACCGAGCTGCTGCACGTGGAGCGCTTCCGCCCGAGCGTCGTCGAGGCGGGCGAAGGGGGGACCGCCTCCCTTCGCGTGGGGTCGGACACGACCACGCTCGACCTCGACGGCGGCACGACGATCCTCGACGCGGCGGAGGACGCCGGCGTCCTCATGCCGAGCGGGTGCCGGATGGGCATCTGCTTCGGCTGTGTGCTGCCCATGACTGACGGCTCCGTGCGCGACCTGCGCACCGGCGAGCTGACCACGACCACTCCCGACGACCCGGCGGTCAAGGTGCAGACCTGCATCTCCGCCGTCGCCGGTGCCTGCACGATCGAGACCCAGGAGAAGTGACCATGACCGCAACTCTCGAGCGCCCCACCCGCACCCCCGACGCCCGGATCACCGGCGGCCGTTCCGACGTCGTCCACACCCGGGTCAACGCGACCGACGACCCGATCGCGCACCTGACCCCCGACGACATCGAGGACATCGGCCGCGAGCTCGACGCGATCCGCGCGTCGGTCATGGACGACCTCGGCGAGGCCGATGCCCGCTACATCCGTCGGATGATCACGACGCAGCGCTACCTCGAGATGGGCTCGCGCGCGGTCCTGCTCTTCAGCGGCAACCCGATCGCCTGGGTCGCCGGGACCGCCGGGCTGAGCGTCGCCAAGATCCTCGACAACATGGAGATCGGGCACAACATCATCCACGGCCAGTGGGACTGGATGCGCGACCCCAAGATCCACTCCTCGGTGTGGGAGTGGGACAACGTCACCCCGGCCGCGCACTGGAAGAACAGCCACAACAAGGTGCACCACACCTACACCAACGTCGTCGGCCACGACAACGACCTCGGCTACGGGATCATGCGGGTCGACGACGCGCAGAAGTGGTACCCCGGCTACCTGATCCAGCCGGTCACGCAGTTCATCAACGCGACCCTCTTCGAGTACGGCATCGCCGCCTACGACCTCGAGCTCGGCAAGAACTGGCCGACCCGCCACGACAACCCCCAGTGGCGCGCCGAGGCCAAGCAGGTCGTCAACAAGATCAAGAAGCAGGCCGCGAAGGACTACCTGCTCTTCCCGCTGCTCTCCGGGCCCAACTTCCTGTCGACCCTCGCGGCCAATGCCGTGTCCAACCTCGTGCGCAACTACTGGACGCACTCGGTCATCATGTGCGGCCACTTCCCGGCGGGCGTGCGCACCTTCACCAAGACCTCGATCGAGGGCGAGACCCGCGGCGAGTGGTACCTGCGCCAGATGCTCGGCTCCGCCAACATCTCCGGGTCGAAGGCCATGCACGTCATGACCGGCAACCTCAGCTACCAGATCGAGCACCACCTCTTCCCCGACATGCCGAGCCGCCGCTACCAGGAAATCGCCCCGCAGATCCGGGCGCTCTTCGTCAAGTACGACCTCGACTACGTCACCGGCCCCCTGCCCAAGCAGGTCGCCTCCGCGTGGAGCGAGATCATCCGCCTCTCCCTGCCCAACGACACCTCGCTGCGCCAGACGCTCCAGATCCTGGCGACGAAGGGGATGAAGGGCCTCAAGGCGCGCGCCCGCGCCACCCGCTTCCGCCTGGCTGACTGAGCCCGTCACCGATGTATCGAAGAAGGAACGCCCGCTCGAGCGGGCGTTCCTTCTTCGACAGGAGCGGGGTTGGGCCGAAGGGAGATCAGCCCGGGTAGCCCAGAGGGTTGGCCGACTGCCACCGCCACGTGTCGGCGCACATGTCCTCGATGGTCCGGGTGGCCCGCCAGCCGAGCTCGGTCTCGGCGCGGGTCGGGTCGGCCCAGAAGGCCGCGAGGTCCCCCGCCCGGCGGGGGACCACGTCGTAGGGGACCGGCCGACCGCTCGCAGCCTCGAAGGCCGCGACCATCACGAGCACCGACGTGCCGTGCCCGCCGCCGAGGTTCCACGCGCGCACCGTGAGCTGGGGATGGTCGGCCAGGTGGTCGAGTGCGGCGACGTGGCCGGCGGCGAGGTCCTCGACGTGGATGTAGTCACGAAGGGGGGTCCCGTCCGGTGTCGGGTAGTCGGCACCGAAGACCTGGAGCCGCTCCCTTCGTCCGACCGCAACCTGCGCGACGAAGGGCATGAGGTTGTTGGGCACGCCCAGCGGGTCCTCGC
Encoded proteins:
- a CDS encoding CdaR family transcriptional regulator produces the protein MAAAGSGRTARQAAGLVLDEATVDALRAQLPRVASVVVAEVMQQVPAYDVPFQGRMGKIIERAVQVSLASFVTLAAGAAPQGAPVGVGVAAARELGQAEAKRGRPVEALLSAYRVGASAAWRELSVEAIAAGVDAATLGRFAELVFTYIDELSAASVAGHNQQTSSAERERLVQLDRLTRGLLTGLPEAALEDAVAAAGWVPPRTLTAVLVERDRVLTTAGVLDPRTLTLAEDLPGADDHAVLLVPDSGGRSRARLLDVLAGHDAVVGPARPWAEVSGSYSRALSAVELGRPGVLDTDAVLPELVMHADPAALAELREAVLAPFAQVAEGTAERLMETLRAWLLLQGRRELVAESLHVHPQTVRYRMNQVRDLYGERLNDPDEVLALVLALGR
- a CDS encoding ferredoxin reductase — encoded protein: MTATASRPRPAGSARSLRDAAVRIAHSLATPIVPDDYLDLFAPLRSGADLRGRIVAITPETRDAATITIRPGRDWQGHAPGQYIRVGVDVDGVRHWRAYSLTSDTSARDGLISITVKAMPDGLVSQHLVHHARPGTIIQIDQASGDFVLPQSVPAKVLFLTGGSGITPVMGMLRNHDFDGLDVVHAHSAPTADDVIFARELADAPTGVRAIVRHTDDEGMFTPDQLDEVVPDWRERETWICGPTPMLDAFEEHYAAHGHTELLHVERFRPSVVEAGEGGTASLRVGSDTTTLDLDGGTTILDAAEDAGVLMPSGCRMGICFGCVLPMTDGSVRDLRTGELTTTTPDDPAVKVQTCISAVAGACTIETQEK
- a CDS encoding acyl-CoA desaturase, with the translated sequence MTATLERPTRTPDARITGGRSDVVHTRVNATDDPIAHLTPDDIEDIGRELDAIRASVMDDLGEADARYIRRMITTQRYLEMGSRAVLLFSGNPIAWVAGTAGLSVAKILDNMEIGHNIIHGQWDWMRDPKIHSSVWEWDNVTPAAHWKNSHNKVHHTYTNVVGHDNDLGYGIMRVDDAQKWYPGYLIQPVTQFINATLFEYGIAAYDLELGKNWPTRHDNPQWRAEAKQVVNKIKKQAAKDYLLFPLLSGPNFLSTLAANAVSNLVRNYWTHSVIMCGHFPAGVRTFTKTSIEGETRGEWYLRQMLGSANISGSKAMHVMTGNLSYQIEHHLFPDMPSRRYQEIAPQIRALFVKYDLDYVTGPLPKQVASAWSEIIRLSLPNDTSLRQTLQILATKGMKGLKARARATRFRLAD